The Octopus sinensis unplaced genomic scaffold, ASM634580v1 Contig10116, whole genome shotgun sequence genome contains the following window.
TACAATTGAAGAAAAAgttgatcgtgttcaccacatggtgatggatgttAGGCGATTGAGTATAAATCAAATATCCAATGCGATTTGCATATCCCGTGAGGAAGTTGAGAACATTTTGCTCAGTGGACTTGGCAAGACGAAGGTTTCTGCGCAGTGGGTATCACATCTGACACCTTATCAAAAGCTCACTAGGCCTATTACATCACGAGAAAATCTGACAGCTGGTTTCCTTGAGCGTTTACTAACCCCAAATGAGTGATGGCTTCataactttgagccagagacaaaaagACAATCCATACAGTGAAAACagccctcctcacctgctccaaagattGCCAAGGTCGTTCCATCTGCAGGAAAGGTGATGGCCTCTTTTTtggtgggatgtaaaaagcatggtgtttattgattatcttcaaaaggaccacaccatcaatggagagtactatgtcaAATTGCTCAGGCAGTTACGAAATGCTATTAAGAACAAACACCCTGGGAAATTGACGAAAGGGATCTTGtctcatcaggacaatgctctagCATGCAAGTCCTTGCTTTCAATGGTTGTTGTGCGTGATTGTCGCTTTTGAGgcgacttgatatatatatatataatataatatatactaatatatat
Protein-coding sequences here:
- the LOC115228284 gene encoding uncharacterized protein LOC115228284, which encodes MGRDSLKIEPRSGGPATFTIEEKVDRVHHMVMDVRRLSINQISNAICISREEVENILLSGLGKTKVSAQWVSHLTPYQKLTRPITSRENLTAGFLERLLTPNE